The Desulfomicrobium orale DSM 12838 genome includes a window with the following:
- a CDS encoding CrcB family protein, which yields MNLVSILLAAAGGAAGAALRFCLAELVLRHAAGCRFPVATFAVNLAGCLLAGLLSGLADRYGFFSIQERVFLFTGLLGGFTTFSAFLVWKRSPCCVSTDFFRPQAMCWGAFAVACSLYGLVAI from the coding sequence GTGAATCTCGTATCCATTCTGCTCGCCGCCGCAGGCGGAGCGGCGGGGGCGGCTCTCCGGTTCTGCCTGGCGGAGCTTGTGCTGCGCCATGCCGCCGGGTGCCGTTTCCCTGTGGCCACTTTCGCGGTGAATCTGGCGGGCTGCCTTCTGGCCGGTCTGTTGAGCGGCCTTGCGGACAGATATGGTTTCTTTTCGATTCAGGAGCGGGTTTTTCTTTTCACCGGCCTCCTGGGCGGGTTCACCACTTTTTCCGCCTTTTTGGTCTGGAAACGTTCGCCCTGTTGTGTCAGCACGGATTTTTTCCGGCCGCAGGCTATGTGTTGGGGAGCGTTTGCTGTGGCCTGCTCCTTGTATGGCTTGGTTGCTATCTGA
- a CDS encoding HDOD domain-containing protein yields the protein MTTTHSSLPGGEGSDAQMVQSLRSVLQQIEELPSLPSVANAVLDHILKQDYNYAKLARLIESDPSLMLKIIQHANLATYSGRSQVTGIEQALNRLGSRTVQTLLLSALIRDSLIQGNRIEEEEQRGLWKHSLGTAVYAALVAEKANPGLAGEAFVAGLLHDIGRIFLHSYVNRDYVRVCRHMEELRECVVDSERAVLGTDHAYIGRWIAQKWRLPESMLNAISMHHDDVSSLRESGDILAMVVSLANLLTHVTLPGDAGWNASEQPRHKELCAVLGLTEQDIQEIHEAFMPAFADRAKVFDLEGDQVALFLSSLQKANQRLMRISLELDQTQKGLELSNRFAMLGSTASLKMSKAQTAEHVFDSVGTCMVEAVGVKKGFAYWVVPESKMLQGVIWSGEGGRRHVSFSLDGEGKPDFSTGPTLPDSLRALAGSHSERCAASSHMDRELWLKQFFMVRGYYIFPLIGSDFTGEMCILRMPDTSPKMTSQEYMGYSQVSCMASATLDRLRLFDNLQARADELARALWKNQQINLQLLQTERLAAVGQLAAGAAHEINNPLAIISARTQMLENREQDEKKRRDLRQISQQIERISIILRNLMGFARPNAPQVTNIDLNGLLEKIIGLVESVFRRHRISIKRQFDSSLPRIPGDANQLEQVFLNLAINALHAMEKSGGMLVVSTSLVENGKRVRAAIKDTGVGIAPENLQRIFDPFFTTKAEGQGTGLGLSTAYGIVANHYGEITVHSELGKGTEVRVVLPTVSTLDGKASSSAS from the coding sequence ATGACCACGACTCATTCCTCCCTTCCGGGAGGGGAGGGCTCGGATGCGCAGATGGTACAGTCTCTGCGTTCCGTCTTGCAGCAGATCGAAGAGCTGCCGTCCCTGCCGTCGGTGGCCAACGCCGTTTTGGATCATATACTCAAGCAGGACTACAACTATGCGAAGCTGGCCCGGCTCATTGAATCCGATCCCTCGCTGATGCTCAAGATCATCCAGCATGCCAATCTGGCGACCTACTCCGGCCGGAGCCAGGTGACCGGGATCGAGCAGGCCTTAAACCGCCTGGGCAGCAGAACGGTGCAAACCCTGCTGCTGTCCGCGCTGATCCGCGATTCTCTCATTCAGGGAAACAGAATTGAAGAGGAAGAGCAGCGGGGGCTTTGGAAGCACTCTCTGGGCACGGCCGTGTACGCGGCCCTCGTCGCGGAAAAAGCGAATCCGGGACTGGCCGGAGAAGCTTTTGTGGCCGGCCTTCTGCATGATATCGGGCGGATTTTTCTGCATAGCTATGTCAACCGGGACTATGTCCGCGTCTGCCGGCACATGGAGGAATTGCGGGAATGCGTGGTGGACTCGGAACGGGCGGTTCTGGGTACGGACCACGCATACATAGGACGGTGGATCGCCCAGAAATGGCGGCTGCCGGAATCCATGCTGAACGCCATTTCCATGCATCACGACGATGTTTCCTCGCTGCGCGAATCAGGAGACATTCTGGCGATGGTGGTTTCTCTGGCCAATCTCCTGACTCATGTCACCCTGCCGGGCGACGCAGGGTGGAATGCCTCAGAACAGCCGCGCCACAAGGAATTGTGCGCAGTCCTCGGGCTTACGGAACAGGACATTCAGGAGATTCACGAGGCATTCATGCCCGCATTCGCCGACCGGGCGAAAGTATTCGATCTGGAAGGCGATCAGGTCGCGCTTTTTCTTTCTTCCCTGCAAAAAGCCAATCAGCGGCTCATGAGGATCAGTCTGGAGCTGGACCAGACCCAGAAGGGCCTGGAGCTTTCCAACCGTTTCGCCATGCTCGGTTCCACGGCCAGCCTTAAAATGAGCAAGGCCCAGACGGCCGAGCATGTTTTTGATTCCGTGGGCACATGCATGGTCGAGGCCGTGGGGGTCAAAAAGGGGTTCGCGTACTGGGTCGTCCCCGAGAGTAAAATGCTACAAGGAGTCATCTGGAGCGGAGAAGGCGGGCGGCGGCACGTGTCTTTTTCTCTGGATGGCGAAGGCAAGCCGGACTTCAGCACGGGGCCGACACTGCCGGACTCCCTCAGGGCGCTGGCCGGCTCGCATTCCGAGCGCTGCGCCGCGTCTTCCCACATGGACCGGGAACTGTGGCTCAAACAGTTCTTCATGGTTCGCGGGTACTATATCTTCCCGCTGATAGGATCGGATTTCACGGGGGAAATGTGCATCCTGCGGATGCCGGACACAAGCCCCAAAATGACTTCCCAGGAATACATGGGGTACTCTCAGGTTTCCTGCATGGCCTCGGCCACGCTGGACCGGCTGCGGCTTTTCGACAATCTGCAGGCCAGGGCCGATGAGCTGGCCAGAGCCTTGTGGAAAAATCAACAGATCAACCTGCAACTGCTTCAGACGGAACGCCTGGCCGCTGTCGGGCAGTTGGCTGCGGGCGCGGCCCATGAGATCAACAATCCGCTGGCCATTATTTCCGCCCGTACCCAGATGCTGGAAAACCGGGAGCAGGACGAGAAAAAACGCCGTGATCTGCGGCAGATTTCGCAGCAGATCGAGCGTATTTCCATCATTCTGAGAAACCTCATGGGGTTTGCCCGGCCCAATGCGCCGCAGGTCACGAATATCGATCTGAACGGGCTGCTGGAGAAAATCATCGGTCTGGTGGAATCCGTTTTCCGGAGACACCGCATCAGCATCAAAAGACAGTTCGATTCGTCTCTGCCCCGCATTCCCGGCGATGCCAATCAGTTGGAGCAGGTTTTTCTGAATCTGGCGATCAATGCCCTGCATGCCATGGAAAAGTCCGGAGGAATGCTGGTCGTCAGCACCTCGCTTGTGGAGAACGGCAAACGGGTTCGCGCGGCCATAAAGGACACCGGGGTGGGGATCGCTCCGGAAAATCTGCAGCGCATTTTCGATCCGTTCTTCACCACCAAGGCCGAGGGGCAGGGCACCGGACTCGGACTATCCACGGCCTATGGCATCGTCGCCAATCATTATGGCGAAATCACCGTGCACAGCGAACTGGGAAAAGGAACGGAAGTGCGCGTTGTGCTGCCGACTGTTTCCACGCTCGACGGCAAAGCTTCGAGCTCCGCGTCCTGA